The following proteins come from a genomic window of Leptospira bandrabouensis:
- a CDS encoding SpoIIE family protein phosphatase — protein sequence MSESILSVDHILTNYYTFGSLIVTVLLAVLTTFFFSLKDRTVATKHMGLACLFLGLFQFGYLLGAFYYHPIASYHRWITGGFIIFGIIHFGQFFFRFPDNEDSRTANIIQVSLYAVAIVVVLWFLVTVSQGERKYHFTAHHWDFNSEGASRILSLFIAGFSFINFLVLPGYRLFHVTKEKRGTLMVMLMAALIAGVVPNITNVMSRDGAMERSTYLTALVLLFTFTFFIITISFINNSSERTTFMVKIVGISFVTILLIMQAFSYLVDQEKETSFDNTAIQKALRVAEGGERSKDILFVIESDSSGQNLKKAYLPSSVNLDLPLVQADLYNTALYDEVVSIPETDYRNSLKSSLTKTPYYFEGYKNAILQFLDENPDSEGAELKAEVSKLIEKLNKRTFINTNKLGDILPDQFCEEGVKYVEKVKNVDTFRDAILKHVNECKWDGKEISGADLRVEMLKFFRYFKPDLTRHYRKDLDGVSHYIAYMTYDAKNKINREVGFNYRDYRAYMHKSAKLELVILAIVMFVLLVVFPLFFRSALVNPLYALLAGVEKVNQGNLEVEVPIKVNDEIGYLAESFNGMVSSIRDARRELQDYAENLEEKVKERTKELQEKMDEIHRLKVQQDGDYFLTSLLAKPLFFNANKSDNIRCDFFVHQKKTFEFRNKTGDLGGDICITGNLKLGKPDDYRRYTMVMNGDAMGKSMQGAGGSLVMGVVMNSIMARSAGNKRILNRTPEEWLTDVYEEVNAVFKSFSGTMVISATVMLIDDETGKIWYFNAEHPYSILYRDGKASFIEDELKLRKLGLDSEYPFEVQTFQLLPGDQLILGSDGRDDIDLTPDEDVRTINEDETMVLRFVEQADGDIYEVEKLVKKAGDITDDISMMSVVFKSDKSPIHHTPEKEDLSQQPVDDFFDTPGDDWDEALTTSGAFEEGKLLYQNGEIERAITVMKKAFLADPTNQKLNKFLGLVSYKGKEYDIAAKVLTEFLRENEGSGEYWYYLAMSEKKLGNYESALKAAQEALKYDPENFQNLINLADVSRLLGNVDRAVTYVTRAQTIDPTNKNVLKLSKLLEKATSLN from the coding sequence ATGAGTGAAAGCATATTATCCGTTGACCACATACTAACAAATTATTACACATTCGGTAGTTTAATTGTCACTGTCCTCCTTGCGGTCTTGACTACATTCTTTTTCTCTTTAAAAGATAGAACCGTCGCCACAAAACACATGGGACTGGCTTGTTTGTTTTTAGGTTTATTCCAATTTGGTTACCTCTTAGGTGCATTTTACTATCACCCCATCGCTTCCTACCATCGTTGGATCACCGGGGGATTTATTATTTTTGGTATCATACACTTTGGTCAGTTTTTTTTCCGGTTCCCAGATAACGAAGACAGCCGAACTGCCAATATTATACAAGTAAGTCTCTATGCTGTTGCCATTGTAGTGGTTCTTTGGTTTTTAGTTACAGTTTCACAAGGAGAAAGAAAATACCATTTCACTGCACACCACTGGGATTTTAACTCCGAAGGTGCTAGCCGAATCTTAAGTTTGTTCATCGCAGGTTTTTCCTTTATTAACTTTCTCGTTTTACCTGGTTATCGTTTATTCCATGTAACTAAGGAAAAACGAGGAACGCTTATGGTTATGTTAATGGCAGCATTAATTGCCGGCGTAGTTCCGAACATAACAAACGTTATGAGTCGCGATGGAGCGATGGAACGATCCACTTACCTCACTGCTTTAGTATTACTATTCACTTTTACATTTTTTATCATTACGATTTCCTTTATTAACAATAGTAGTGAAAGAACTACTTTCATGGTAAAAATTGTAGGAATTTCCTTTGTAACCATCCTTCTCATCATGCAGGCCTTCAGTTACTTGGTAGACCAAGAAAAAGAAACTTCCTTTGATAATACGGCAATCCAAAAAGCACTTCGTGTGGCCGAAGGTGGAGAAAGATCAAAAGATATTTTATTTGTCATTGAGTCCGATTCATCTGGACAAAATTTAAAAAAGGCCTACTTACCTTCTTCTGTTAATTTAGATTTACCACTTGTCCAAGCTGATCTTTATAATACTGCATTGTATGATGAAGTGGTCAGTATTCCCGAGACCGACTATAGAAATTCTCTTAAGTCTAGTTTAACGAAAACTCCTTATTATTTTGAAGGTTATAAAAATGCCATCCTACAATTTTTGGATGAAAATCCAGATTCGGAAGGTGCAGAATTAAAAGCAGAAGTTTCTAAATTAATCGAAAAACTAAACAAAAGAACCTTTATCAACACGAACAAATTGGGCGATATTCTGCCTGACCAGTTTTGTGAAGAAGGAGTCAAATACGTTGAAAAAGTTAAAAACGTAGACACTTTCCGAGATGCTATCCTTAAACATGTAAACGAATGTAAATGGGACGGAAAAGAAATATCAGGTGCAGATCTACGTGTCGAAATGCTCAAGTTTTTTCGATATTTCAAACCTGACTTAACAAGACACTACAGAAAAGATTTAGACGGCGTTTCGCATTACATTGCTTATATGACTTATGATGCGAAAAACAAAATCAACAGAGAAGTGGGTTTTAACTACCGCGATTATCGTGCCTACATGCACAAATCAGCAAAACTCGAATTAGTCATCCTTGCCATTGTGATGTTTGTTTTGTTAGTCGTATTTCCACTTTTCTTCCGTTCTGCACTTGTGAATCCACTTTATGCACTACTTGCAGGGGTTGAAAAAGTAAACCAAGGAAATCTGGAAGTAGAAGTTCCAATTAAAGTAAATGATGAGATAGGATACCTAGCAGAATCATTTAACGGGATGGTATCTTCAATTCGCGACGCTAGACGGGAACTGCAAGACTACGCAGAAAATCTAGAAGAAAAAGTAAAAGAACGTACCAAAGAACTTCAAGAAAAAATGGATGAGATCCATCGTTTGAAAGTACAACAAGACGGTGATTACTTCCTCACTTCGTTACTGGCAAAACCATTATTTTTTAACGCAAACAAATCTGATAATATACGTTGTGACTTCTTTGTTCATCAAAAGAAAACTTTTGAATTCCGTAATAAAACCGGCGATCTCGGTGGCGATATTTGTATCACAGGAAATTTAAAACTGGGAAAACCAGATGATTACCGCAGATACACTATGGTAATGAACGGAGATGCAATGGGAAAATCCATGCAAGGAGCTGGTGGTTCTTTGGTAATGGGAGTTGTGATGAACTCCATTATGGCACGTTCGGCAGGTAACAAAAGAATCCTAAACCGCACACCAGAAGAATGGTTAACTGATGTTTACGAAGAAGTAAATGCAGTATTCAAATCTTTTAGCGGGACAATGGTCATATCCGCAACAGTCATGTTAATTGATGATGAAACAGGTAAAATCTGGTATTTTAATGCGGAACATCCTTACAGCATTCTTTACCGTGATGGAAAAGCTAGTTTCATTGAAGATGAATTGAAACTTCGAAAATTGGGTTTGGACTCGGAATATCCATTCGAAGTGCAAACCTTCCAACTATTGCCTGGTGACCAATTAATTCTTGGTTCCGATGGGCGTGATGATATTGACCTCACTCCAGACGAAGACGTTCGAACCATCAATGAAGACGAAACAATGGTTCTTCGATTTGTGGAACAAGCCGACGGAGATATTTATGAAGTCGAAAAACTCGTAAAGAAAGCCGGAGATATTACTGATGATATCTCGATGATGAGTGTTGTTTTCAAAAGCGATAAATCTCCAATTCATCATACTCCAGAAAAAGAAGACTTATCTCAACAACCCGTGGATGATTTTTTCGACACCCCAGGGGATGATTGGGATGAAGCCCTCACGACCTCTGGTGCTTTCGAAGAAGGAAAATTATTATACCAAAATGGAGAAATTGAAAGAGCCATTACTGTAATGAAAAAGGCTTTTCTTGCTGATCCAACCAACCAAAAACTAAACAAGTTTTTAGGCCTTGTCAGTTACAAAGGGAAAGAATACGACATTGCAGCAAAAGTACTAACTGAGTTTTTAAGAGAAAATGAAGGTTCGGGAGAATATTGGTATTACTTAGCGATGTCTGAAAAAAAACTTGGGAACTATGAAAGCGCCTTAAAAGCAGCCCAAGAAGCTTTGAAATACGATCCAGAAAATTTCCAAAACCTTATTAACCTTGCAGACGTTAGCAGGCTTCTTGGAAACGTGGACCGCGCTGTTACTTACGTAACACGGGCCCAAACTATAGATCCAACAAACAAAAACGTTCTCAAACTTTCTAAGTTGTTAGAAAAAGCAACTAGCCTCAATTAA
- the mpl36 gene encoding RlpA family plasminogen-binding lipoprotein MPL36 → MQRLILISIVLWLVSCSSADATRRDYSASGDPEDIFFERSSGKSKPTSNTKSEDPVARSIIDDLDSNGKAVTPVATTAAIPTKKPTESFDEVGLSSWYGQKFQGRPTASGEPFDRMKMTGAHRTLPIGSVIRIQNLDNNKEAVVRINDRGPFVDERIVDVSEKTAEILEFKDKGVTKVGIKVLKKGEDDLADDLDDADLLDDAPAKPEKLTPVKPGVTKPVAAGKGFTVQVGVFQEKERALKYQESIKSEYNQSVFVTPRDGKFVVQVGDFADRAKAESLKSKLKYDGIDCFIATR, encoded by the coding sequence ATGCAAAGACTCATACTTATATCCATAGTATTGTGGTTGGTTTCTTGCAGTTCTGCAGATGCCACCCGAAGAGATTATAGTGCTTCCGGAGATCCCGAAGATATATTTTTCGAACGTTCTTCAGGAAAGTCCAAACCAACAAGTAATACCAAATCGGAAGATCCAGTGGCACGTTCGATCATTGACGATTTAGATTCCAATGGAAAGGCAGTTACACCAGTTGCAACAACGGCAGCAATCCCAACCAAAAAACCAACAGAATCATTTGATGAAGTCGGTTTGTCATCTTGGTATGGGCAAAAATTCCAAGGTCGTCCTACTGCCAGTGGCGAACCTTTTGATCGAATGAAAATGACAGGTGCTCACAGAACACTCCCCATTGGAAGTGTGATCCGAATCCAAAATTTAGATAATAACAAAGAAGCGGTGGTTCGAATCAATGATCGTGGGCCTTTCGTTGATGAAAGAATTGTGGATGTATCTGAAAAAACAGCTGAGATCCTTGAATTCAAAGATAAAGGTGTCACCAAAGTAGGAATCAAAGTCCTTAAAAAAGGGGAAGATGATCTTGCCGATGACTTAGATGATGCAGACCTTCTCGATGATGCCCCAGCAAAACCTGAAAAATTGACTCCAGTGAAACCAGGAGTTACCAAACCTGTGGCCGCAGGAAAAGGATTTACTGTGCAAGTGGGTGTGTTTCAGGAAAAAGAAAGAGCTCTGAAATACCAAGAAAGCATAAAATCTGAATACAACCAATCCGTGTTCGTAACTCCCAGAGATGGAAAATTCGTAGTTCAAGTTGGGGATTTTGCAGACCGCGCAAAAGCAGAATCTCTCAAATCAAAATTGAAATACGATGGAATTGATTGTTTTATCGCCACTCGTTAA
- a CDS encoding tetratricopeptide repeat protein: MAQEIQTLFNEAVRLERNGDWDRAETQYKLLLEKDPNFHLALQNLGVIYAKQGKHAEAIPLFSKAYKLHANVKNSYNLAVSLYKHEETEKAISFLKQTLTFEKKFISAHLLLAQAYQKLGNDEKTEVYLNNVIKIEPDHKSALGGLAMFYYERNRFPESLKMIERYLILYPGNAQLKIIQSEILAKQGNYKASATLLSTMVKEDVGFTNFNESLQAAWKEEDEVVHESLVRIQSKAKKKLKEFQTKLELSKENPEEFSPPDAQEALDLSLLYLFNGNPEKAMQYLVFAQKMKEKTNPDGPS, from the coding sequence ATGGCACAAGAAATCCAAACTCTATTTAATGAGGCGGTCCGTTTGGAAAGAAACGGAGACTGGGATCGTGCCGAAACACAGTACAAACTTCTCCTTGAAAAAGATCCCAATTTTCATTTGGCATTACAGAATTTAGGTGTGATATACGCCAAACAAGGAAAACATGCAGAAGCCATTCCTTTGTTCTCCAAAGCATACAAATTACATGCCAATGTTAAAAACAGTTATAATTTAGCGGTGTCTCTTTACAAACATGAAGAAACCGAAAAAGCCATTAGTTTTTTAAAACAAACTCTTACATTTGAAAAGAAGTTTATATCGGCGCATCTATTACTCGCGCAGGCATATCAGAAATTAGGCAACGATGAAAAAACCGAAGTATATCTCAATAATGTAATTAAAATCGAACCAGATCATAAATCAGCTTTAGGAGGGCTCGCCATGTTTTATTACGAAAGGAATCGTTTTCCAGAAAGTTTAAAAATGATTGAACGTTATTTGATTCTGTATCCAGGGAATGCTCAGTTAAAAATCATCCAATCAGAGATCCTTGCCAAACAAGGTAATTATAAAGCCTCTGCCACTTTGCTTTCTACTATGGTAAAAGAGGATGTCGGTTTTACTAATTTTAACGAAAGTTTGCAAGCGGCTTGGAAAGAAGAAGATGAAGTGGTTCATGAAAGTTTGGTTCGGATCCAATCCAAAGCCAAAAAAAAATTAAAAGAGTTTCAGACAAAATTAGAACTCTCCAAAGAAAACCCAGAAGAGTTTTCGCCTCCCGACGCACAGGAAGCTTTGGATTTAAGTTTGTTATATCTTTTCAATGGGAATCCTGAAAAAGCGATGCAATATTTGGTATTTGCTCAAAAGATGAAGGAAAAGACAAATCCAGACGGGCCATCTTAG